In Sparus aurata chromosome 2, fSpaAur1.1, whole genome shotgun sequence, a single genomic region encodes these proteins:
- the gpr171 gene encoding probable G-protein coupled receptor 171, with protein sequence MMTPSSNYSSAEAARCIVNDQMRPFTILYILIFIIGLPGSLLSVWTFIRSPRAKLHQSSSVYLLNLLAADLLLLLALPFKILKDVGTAPWSFMVFHCQASAVTVYISLYASIAFLAFIITDRYLQDCHTLRSLRLQEVGFARLLSVVVWLLLLLIMVPNMVLPIQEVQEHQYLSCSSLKKGISLHWHALTVFLNTALFLNASAAVFISSGLAVKRLLRSRKDPKLQMDARRALRSVAAVALAYILSFVPYHVVRTPYTLAQTKVITDCETKRQLFLGKESTLLLSVLHLCFDPLLFFYLSSPFRQTLRGMLPCSREPTGGESDEPAAQEMMQPTTREDDV encoded by the exons ATGATGACTCCGTCCTCCAACTACAGCTCTGCAGAAGCTGCGCGCTGCATCGTCAACGACCAGATGCGACCGTTCACCATCCTCTacatcctcatcttcatcatcgGTCTGCCTGGAAgcctgctgtctgtgtggaccTTCATCCGCAGCCCCAGAGCGAAG ctccatcagagcagcagtgtgtaCCTGCTCAACCTGCTGGCGGCcgacctgctgctgctactcGCTCTGCCCTTCAAGATCCTGAAGGATGTCGGCACGGCGCCCTGGAGCTTCATGGTGTTCCACTGCCAGGCCAGCGCCGTCACCGTCTACATCAGCCTCTACGCATCCATCGCCTTCCTCGCCTTCATCATCACAGACCGCTACCTGCAG gactGCCACACTCTGCGCTCTCTGCGGCTGCAGGAGGTCGGCTTCGCCCGGCTGCTGTCGGTGGTcgtctggctgctgctgctgctcatcatgGTGCCCAACATGGTTCTGCCCATACAGGAAGTACAG GAGCATCAGTACCTCAGCTGTTCGTCTCTGAAGAAAGGCATCAGCCTCCACTGGCACGCCCTCACCGTCTTCCTCAACACCGCTCTGTTCCTCAACGCCTCCGCCGCCGTGTTCATCTCCAGCGGCCTCGCCGTCAAGAGACTCCTGAGGAGTCGCAAAGACCCCAAACTGCAGATGGATGCCAGGCGGGCGTTGAGGAGCGTGGCGGCCGTGGCGTTGGCCTACATCCTGAGCTTTGTGCCGTACCACGTGGTCCGGACGCCGTACACGTTGGCTCAGACTAAAGTCATCACAGACTGCGAGACGAAGAGGCAGCTGTTCCTGGGGAAGGAGTCGACGCTGCTGCTGAGCGTGCTGCACCTCTGCTTCGACCCGCTGCTCTTCTTCTACCTGTCCTCACCTTTCAGACAGACGCTCCGCGGCATGTTGCCCTGCAGCCGAGAGCCGACGGGCGGCGAGTCAGACGAGCCGGCTGCACAGGAAATGATGCAACCGACGACGAGGGAGGACGACGTCTGA